The segment cgtctgcattttcagaacagatccaaaataaaatacatatacactttaatatctacacatattaataagttccattctggtgggctcagtgggtcgacctttgccagtttttaatgcctacagcgactccacatattggccaaatatgaactctctgcgacctccagaactggagatacagaaatgcactttaaaacattaaaatacatgcttataatgaaacatgggaacaggggaacatacattttcaaggtataacaaggtgcaaacctcatccctggaccacaatccagttaaccccttgtctctctggtgaggtcaggagatggccatatggggtgcaactccTTTAATACcagccaccccctttctccctctacacccgtCACGTGTCCCATATCACATCACTGCCTGTAATGTGAGTGCGTCTCCACATCACACAGTGGAGGTTTTGGCTGCTGTTACCTTGGAGCTGTTCCTGGCAGACGCCTGCCCGGCCGCCGTCACGTCCCTTTCCTTCACTATTCACGGCATGGCTAAAATGTGCTCCTTCTtgctctgtaatattgccaagatctgccCTTTTCTGTGCCACGCTGCTGCTAAAACGCTggtgcatgcccttatcctctcccatgTGGATTACTGTAGCATTAcagctaacaggcctccctgcctcaccactttctcccctgcaatctatATAAAATTCTGTCGCTAGAATAATTTTACTTTCTCCCACAATCGTCTctactcatctcctccttaaggccttgaccccgctgcctactacagcgtccgctgtggcggacgctgcacggacgagagccctcccctcaatggcgccgggcccgctgcaaggggaggccgcagcgctggggcgagagttgctcctgctgtcaatagaattgagagcaggactcgcgacgagcgatacggcacgccccctggcggctcagccaatgagggtgaacctgccgggtgacgtcatggctgcgcccccgtcacgccccccccccccccccccggttctctgcctgcagtgagctgcagaccggggaatcggctgcacgcgccgccaatctcgcgggcgcgcgttgcagcggagttaccggggccttagcctaaatccCTCGCCTGGCTAcagctctctcaccttaaacccttttccctcactgcATTCTTTCATACAGCGCAGAGTAcattgtgggcactatataaagttATACATAGACAAATGGTCAATTTATTGTGACTATTGTAATCCTGCTACTGCAGAAATAGTAAGGAAGGggtcatacaaaaaaaaaaaagcataagaGGAGAGTGCACAAGGGGGGATATACAGGACCCCCTATTTGCAGTTGGACCAGGCTGCCATGCGGTTGTAGATCGGGGTCTTCATGAAGCGAGGGGACTTCATATACGCAGCAACAGGAGGCAAAGCCTGGGGGAGGAAGAAAGGTAGCAGGTTaaagagcaagggggggggggggattgcgcaCAACTACACCAATGACGTTCCTAATTGGGGGAGAAATTCCGTTTCCAAAACTCAATATGGAAAGTCATCTGAATAATTATAGGAGTATCAATACCCATGTAACAATAACTGGGTCTGCAGAATCAGCACAGCAGCATTCAGGCCATAGTATACCCTTATCCATTACACCACATTTACTTACTGCCCTTATGCCCAGCAAGAGTGGAGGGGGAAGAAGCCCTGATGGTAACAGAACTCCGGCAGTGTGCAGAGATACACCCTGGTCTCGGAtgacagctgggggggggggggcactaatAAGATAGTCAAAGTGGGGCTGATAAGACACCTGTGGTGTGAGAGTCACCTCAAATCGGGTCAGGAAATCCTTCAGGTTCTTGAAGCTTTGCAGACACTTTGGTTCCAGCATCCGGTGTTGATCCAAAACATCGTACATCAGGAAGTCAGCAAAGGTTATCTGGGGGGATAAGGGGGAGCAGTcagaatcccacccacacaccccaggGGGCCCCTCGCAAGGTTTGCCAAGGCATCACCTGGCACTGCCACCTCCCAGGGGAGCAGGAGAGAAAGCAGATAGCGGAGAAGAGGAATTGGAGGGGAAAGATGATAGGATGTATGGCAAGGGAATGAgatggggtgctgggggggacgggaggaaggaagagatggggtgtttgaggggggggggcacctttTCTCCTGCAAACCAAGCCCTGCTGCCAAGGAAGCGAGAGAATCTTGTTAGTATGACAGGTAACTTCTCCAGGAACGGCCCCTTCAGTGTCTCCTGGGGGGAGGGTTGGAAAAGCAACAGGTTAATATTGATCTCAACCCCCAAATATCTCCCCATCCCTCAGACTCACAAACAGGGGGTTATAGGCGAGGGCGAGAAGGCTCATCCGAAAATCTATTGTATGGCTCTCCACCAAATCCACACGGATCTGCTCTTCCTCCAACTCCCCACCTGGTGAGAAGAGAGACTCAATGGGGAGGTGGGTGACACTTGGTGGCTGATTCTAGATGTGCCAAAGCAGCAGAATGGCCATTTCCGGTAAAAATGCCAAAATGAAAGCAATGGGCAATTTGTCAAAAACAGCATTATCGGCACATAGCATCAACCACcccttaattgggggggggggggggggaagggaagactCTTGCCTCAAGGGGTATTACTGGGAGACTATGGGGCAGATTCTTACACAGTCCGTGCTTGCGTGCAATGTAGCGCAGGATGGCGTTACTCTGGGACAGCTTCACATCTCCGTCCAACAGGTACGGCATCTGCAGGACGAGAGGGTAACAAGTATCACCCCCCATGAAATGGGTTTCCCCCCCTAACCTCCCAAAGTCAGCAAATGAAATGATCCCACCAATTTAGAGGCTTTAGCCCACGTGTGCATTAGTGAAGTCCAAGTCTCCCAATATCCCCCCCACATAtctcccaccaccccacacatctcccacccccccccccccccaggtcacttGTACATTGGGGAAGTCCAGTCCCAGCGTCTCCTTCACGTCCAGCCACTGGCTCTTGTCGTAATCTGGGGCTAAAGAAGAGAGGAATCTGTGTGACACACCGGTACACCCCACACAGGGCGTGGCACCCTGCGTACACAGGGCGTGGCACCCTGCGTACACACAATGTTACAGTGTCTTAAATACATAAGCCGGGCTTCCCAAACCGCAATGCGTGGCATCACTCCCCGATGTGGCGTTAACGGTCACTAACTAATAGCAATTAACACAAGATGGGGGTGTGATACTCTTACCCCGCGGCTCAGCGAGTGCCGGCTATAGTGTGATACAGTGTCACACCACATACAAGTTAACTTCAACCCCTTCACTGTATTTCCACCCACAGCTGGAAGGTTGATCCATGCATCTACTACTGTCAGGTTAAAGAATGATATTACAATAACTTATTTATACAGTCACaactactttatatatatatatatatatatatatatatttaagttatTCACAGAAATATTGTGAGAATCTTTCAAAAATCAGCTCTGCCCCATCACCCGGCACAGAACACTGCTCTCCCCAAGGCGCTTTGATACAGGGAAGAGTTGGGTGTGTAAAACTGTCCCAGATCCTCCACAATGCAGAGCTATCCTCCAAGTACAAAGCTCCTTGTGCTAACTGGGTCAGACACAGGTTGCATTCAGAGCAGTCACTTCACTTCCATTGCATAAAAGCACTCAGTCATGCATCCAGtcatggagtacctcaaggattggtactgggacccctgctttttaacttgtttattaatgaccttgaggttgggatcgagagcaaagtctccatctttgctgattatactaaattgtgtaaggtaacagaatcagagcaggatgtaatttctctccagaaggacttggagagacgtaaatgtcagatgaggtttaatacagataaatgtaaggttatgcatttgggaaacaagaataaaaagacgacttacaaattaaatggggataaattgggggaatccttgatggagaaggatttaggagtgcttgtagacagcaggcttagcaatagtgcccaatgtcatgcagtagctgcaaaggcaaacaagatcttatcttgcattaaacgggcaatggatggaagggaagtaaacataattatgcccttttagAAAGCAtgagtaagaccacaccttgaatatggagtacaattttgggcacaactcctagaaaagacattctggaacgagagtgcaaagaagagccacaaaattaataaaggggatggacaatctatcttatgtggagaggctagcaaaattagatgtatttacattagaaaagaggcgtctatgataactatatacaaatatattcggggacagtacaaggagctttcaaattaactattcatcccaagggcagtacaaaggactcagggacaTCCCTTtcgtttggaggaaaggagatttcaccagcaacaaaggaaagagttctttacagtaagggcagttaaaatctggaattcgttacccattgagactgatggcagatacaataaatttgttcaaaaaaaggtttgacatctttttagaaaggaaaggtatacagggatatacccagtaagtaaacatgggaaggatgttgatccagggaataatctgattgccaattcttggagtcaggaaggaatttatttttccccttatgagatcattGGATTAAATAACACGGGGGCGTTTGTTTGccgtcctctggatcaataagtatagatataggataaagtatctgttgtctaaatttagcataggttgaacttaatggacgtatttcttttttcaacctcatctactactatGTAAGTATGCAACATCTGCTGGACCATTTTGAGCGGCTGCATCATGAGAAGACAGAATTCATCCAGCGAGAAGCACTGACCCATGGGAGAGAAAATACCCCATGTACAGACTGCTTACCCCTCCCAAGGGTCCCGGCAGGAGGCTGCAGCGATCCCAACGGTGCCGGGATCAGAGGGGTTGTTTAAGGGAGCCACAAAACATGGCAGCATGTGTGTGGTATCCCAAACA is part of the Ascaphus truei isolate aAscTru1 chromosome 9, aAscTru1.hap1, whole genome shotgun sequence genome and harbors:
- the LOC142502513 gene encoding glutathione S-transferase Mu 1-like isoform X2, which gives rise to MSFLGVVPKIVLHIQAPDYDKSQWLDVKETLGLDFPNMPYLLDGDVKLSQSNAILRYIARKHGLCGELEEEQIRVDLVESHTIDFRMSLLALAYNPLFETLKGPFLEKLPVILTRFSRFLGSRAWFAGEKITFADFLMYDVLDQHRMLEPKCLQSFKNLKDFLTRFEALPPVAAYMKSPRFMKTPIYNRMAAWSNCK
- the LOC142502513 gene encoding glutathione S-transferase Mu 1-like isoform X1, which produces MMILGYWDIRGVAHSIRLLLEYTGTPYEETRYVTGGAPDYDKSQWLDVKETLGLDFPNMPYLLDGDVKLSQSNAILRYIARKHGLCGELEEEQIRVDLVESHTIDFRMSLLALAYNPLFETLKGPFLEKLPVILTRFSRFLGSRAWFAGEKITFADFLMYDVLDQHRMLEPKCLQSFKNLKDFLTRFEALPPVAAYMKSPRFMKTPIYNRMAAWSNCK